The DNA segment TTAACTTTCCtaatcatttataataaaatgttgttgtccACTAACTAAACACATTTCCTTCACTGAACTCAGAGCCTGATGGAGATTTTGGGTCTTTGGAGTCCAGAGTGACACTGGAGACCTTCCTCCAGGGATGTGCAGGAAAAGTGACGGTCCTCGTTGGCCCGGCTGGATCAGGAAAGACTCTGCTGACATCTTGTTTAGGTCGGCAGTGGGCACTCGGTCTTGTAAGTTAAAATACTTCCCCACTATTTAATAGAGTTATTTTTTGTAGATATTTGCATTATGACGGATAATCTGTGGTTTGGGGCTGGGGCagattaaattattattgttaagaGGGAGAACAATTGATCGATCGATACTTGATTGTCAGATACGTGTGAAACatgtcatcagcagcagctccattcCCCAGAGGAGAGCATAGAGGCGAGAGCTTGTGCTGGGTGAAGAGTGGTGGGGTGTATTGACCAGCCGCCCCTTTGACAGTATTCTATTCTCTCGCTGACCTCCTGCCTTACCTGTGTTTCTGTCCTCTCTTTCATCATCCAGGGCCCAATCCCTTCATCCCGCCTGTTTGTCCTGTTAGAGTTTCGTCTGCTCAACCTCTTGTCCagccctctctccctgtctgagCTGCTGTTCCAACACTACCTCCCTCCAAAAGGGGGCGACGAGGAAAAGGTATGGGTTCAGCCATACCAGAACAATACCTTCATAAATCAGGACTTTTCTGGCGTTAAATGctaaatttattttcatttggtAATTTTCCTTTATTTGACAGTTAGTGTAGAGAGACCGGAATATGGGGAGATAAGGGAGTATGACATTGGACTAAGCACCTCCGGCTGAGAGCAAATAATATATGCTGATGAAACTGTTGTCATGAGAATCCATCACTTGTTAGAACAATGTCTTCTCTCTGGAGGACGTCTGTGAAGAGCTGCATCAGCAGATATCACTCAAGCTTTGCTTTGTGAGGCATTTTTCTGCTTTACTAGTAAACCACACTGATTTAAACAACTGTTACTAATGAATAACAGACACTAACACTTGTCATTGAGGTGAGCTAATGCTTTTTTTCTAACCGTCTGCATATATTCTCTGTTTGGGCAGAGAGCCGTTGTGGATTACCTCCTTTCCAATCCAGAGCAAAGCTGTTGGGTGCTCGATGGCTACGATGAGTTTTACAGCAAACTCACCAGACACGAGGTGCCGGGAGAATGGTTGGACCCAGAAAGCCCTTTGCCTGTCGCCAACCTCATCTCAGCATTATTATATCGTCAGCTTCTCCCAGGATGCACTGTGCTGGTCACCTGTCGCGTACGTGATGTCATGGATTTGAACGACGTATCGGATAAATTGGGGCAGCTGATGGGATGGGACTGCCATCAGATCAAGGAGTATGTGGACAACTTCTTTGGAGTGAAAGGTAAAGAATGTTCATGCTTTTACATTGATGAAGTTATATTTGTTATTCTGTATAATTCATACAGAGACAGATTCATGTAGGTTAATTAtacctattattataatatataatgtccTGTCCTGTAGAGATGTGTTCTTGCAATCTCACATACACAGGCTTCctctttatcacacacacacactcacagctctATTACTGGTTTTATTTCCGTCTCTCTCAACTGTGACTGCTCCACATCTCTTTATAATGAGAGTCTGTTGCAGCCGCTGTAAGTGGcataatgttttcagtttgtccgtccgtccctttcttgtaaacacaatatctcagaAGCAAGTTGTTCCCTCGGACtcgaggatgaactgattagaatttgatggTTAAAAGTAAATTTACCTGGAAcctaataaaacacattattcaacaaaatttcacacaaatgtcTAATAAGATAAAATTatgaagtgatgacatttaATGCAGTTTATTCAATACCTTCAAaatcttaattatgttaatagactattattttaaactgcaaacaaacactttataaaTGGTGTCCGGTTACATAAGGTTTTTAAAAGTTAACCTCACACCTTGCAAACAATCAGAGAACAGATATTTCTGTGACCTCAGTataatacagtatattcatGCATAATGACTAACAATTGTGTAAATAGTAGGCATCAACATTTTTAGGGGGGATGGCAAAACAGACAGTTTAAATTTAGTGTGGCTGACCTCAGCTTAAAATCAGACGGGACATGAGATACCCgaacaaaaagaagaggaggctcAGGCAGATCTCTGTTTAAAATCTATCTTGAGTTTCTCTGAGTTGAAACTAATTTCTCGCTCATCTCCAAAGGTGACTCCACAGACAGAGTCCTTGGATTGCAGGCTGCAGACCTCCTCCTTTCCAGCCAACACCTCCTGTCCCTGTCATACCTCCCAGCCCTCTGCAACATCTGCTGCATCTGTCTGAAGCATCTGCTGCTGGAAGGTAAAGAGTcaggaacaacaacaatacattccagagaagaagagggaggaaacgAGACAAGAAGAAAAGGTACAGGACTGGAaccaagaggaagaggaggaagagaagactTCGCCACCGATGGGACAGATGACAGAGACCAGCCACCCCCCACACAAGTCCTGATACCCGCCACTCTCACCCAGGTCTACCTCAATGTTCTGTGTGCATTTCTGAGCCGTGACCctgatgaaagaggaaaaactgtcAAAGCAAAGACCACGAAATCCTCAAAATCTCCACAGAGGTGCAGACCGAGTATTTATACTGTTTCACACCAACAACATGTAACACATAATATTAATTTTCCCTTAGtcttaaaacaaaaagggaaagaggTGCATCTTACTTAAGTGCAAACACTGAgtaaagaaaaaagttgtaaaGAAGTATaacatgttatttttacattatctTTGAGTTTAAATCCAGTTCTCACTTCCATATAATTACATGATTTATTAAAGTGCTGTAATAGGTTAAGTTGAATTTGTTTGCTGTGTCTTTGTGCAGAACTGTCCGTCGGCTATCCGCTCTGGGTCAGTATCGATCGGAGTTATGTGAGCTAAGTCGATTGGCCTGGAGAGGTTTAGAGGAGAGCAAGATCCTCTTCTTGAAAGAAGATGTTCCTCACAATGTTTTGGATTTTGCAATCAGGACCGGGCTCCTCTCACAGGTCAGACTCATAATCTTCATTCATTCTGTGCTTGTGCTGCAGAGTTTCCTGCGAAATGAGAGGCTGATCGTTCTTGTTGAAGGACGAACTGAAGTGTGTTTGGCTTATAGTGTACCGTGTTTGTTTTATGACTTGGTTTGTGTCAAAACAAGGAATTTCgaacactttgttttgtttaacatTCAAAGAGTTTAATTACTCTACCATGGCCAAATAGTTTAGTAGCAATGTGGAATATCTGCATGAGGCTGTAGCATTAATATCGAAGCCTGTGGACACATCTTATAACACTTAAATACGCAAAAGATCTGTATTAACCCAAAGAACTTTACTTTCAGCCTGTGGCCAGTTCTACATTTACTTTAACGTGACTGATgaacaataaagacaaagatTAGATCGTAACTTTCTTCAAGTCGATCTTCACAGAGCACACATCACAATAAATAACTGGGTGGTCCCTGTCTTCCTGGAAGGTGGAGCTCAGACTTGACAACGGGACGCCTGCCTACTGTTTCATTCATCTGACAATACAGGAATTTTTGGCTGCACTCAGGATCATGACCAGTAACGATGTCAGTGACAAGCAGCTCATGAAAAGGTGAGGAAATGAATTCAAGGAAGACAAATGGAGAAAGACCCTGTGAGTCTTCCTCCAAGGAGCTTTCAATCCGTCCCTCTTGTAGTGAAGGTCTGGGCTCTATTTTAGTGACCAATGACCTGCACTGTGCCTGATGTGTATTCAGTCAGTTACAACTCCGCCTCCCTCCATGTGAACGAAAGGGGAAAAAGATTCCCGGATCCACGCGTTTATTCAGATCCCATATTCCTCCAAAAacctaataaacaaacaaacaaaccacaataAAAAGTCCTTTGGGAATTATTGGGAATACATGTAAATTTACACAATCAgtaaaacattattatataatttatgtCCATTTCCGTTCAAACAGACCTGGTTCAAACTGATTTTGAATTACATGTATGACTCATTTTTCCTTTCCCTCCCCTGAATGAGGTCTGTTTGCACTTGTGTTACATCTTTGTGCTGTTCGATCTTTGCTGGTCACAAAGCCTCAAATGGACAAGGAATTCAAATCAGGTCAGGTAATTAACACCGTGTCGCTGCGCTGCTTACATGAGCCTTTTCTCCGATAATAAAAATAGACCCTCGTAGCTTAAACTTGAAATATGACCCTATCAATAACAAGtgaatagtaaaaaaaaacacaaaaccatttCAAGAGTGTCTTAACCAAATTTCAAAATGGCAACTCAATCTGCGTGTGTGCTGTGACATTTTTGGACGATCAGGGCATTAACACCAGCAGAGGGGGTGTAATAGATTTTGACCATATAAAGTCATGCTGTATTCCAGGAATACATTTCACATGGAAGCAATGTAAGATGTGTAAGTTGAGTACACTGAGACGTGAATTACCCTTCTCCCTTAAAGGAGATCAGCAGGGGATTTCCTGtaggggagggggggctttGGAAGTATGGGAGGTTGTAGTGAAATTGAGATGTGAGTGTGATGCAGCACGAGGTATCCAGTGTCAACCAGTAAAAGCCGTCCTGTCGGCCTCCAGTATAAATACCAgtctcccttcttctctctgtctaaTATTGCTTAGAATACTGTGGGGCTCCCTAGAAAGACTTTAACGTGTGTTGTGTTCCAGAGACTGTTAgaactagggatgcaccgatatggaaattcttggccgataccgatatttaaaacaacaatctagccgatagccgatgccgataccgatatttgtttattacttgaataatatgaaaaacagaaaaagtgacaagtgtaactttagatgccatgttgaaatccttggtggtattacTCCCTCTTGAAATGTCTgctgaacatgtcttgcaaattgctaaacggcgatctttctctgagacagtgaagaaatcccacacagccggcgctgccgacattgtctctgctgtttgtatgtagtacctgttgcgcatgtgcacaccggacccgcatttctccgcgccggtcagcccgcgattctccgcttgttgttgtatgtaacccgttcaatgtcgggtgtcgggggtaaatgacacattctccaagcaagcctttagcccccccctctctctttttatctatatgtctgcttgtgtgcttgtagtggatgggcagagggggacatttaattatgtgattgggaaaattaaaactccaggacaacagaaggggaatacaaagtatgggatgcatatttgatcatttatatcgtttaaaatcatttttcagtctgtttcctggcgcgatacgctcgctcgcacttcgaaaccatcggtgaagggcaCCACTAGTTAGAACCCTTCCCAAGTCACATgttgaattaaatgaattaaaaatctTAACGCTAAACACAAAATTCCCTCAGTCTAAACCACCAACTTTGACTCATTCACAATATCCAACAAAGCCCAAAACCCCTTATAATGTGTAAAAAGTGTCACTGGTTTGATTCTTTAGGCCAAACTCATCAACGCATCATGTGGATTACTTTCATATGGCTGGAGAAGCTAGAAACTGTCTTTTCCACAGTAATATCATGTAGGTGTAAACCTTAATCttaaactgatgaaaacattgaCTTTATGCCTCATTGCTCTCTCAGATTCAGTCTGAAAACTCGTTGGACGACCCGGTCAGAGCAGAGGACAGTCTTCACTGACTCTCTGCACCTATACGTGTGTGGCCTGGCTTCCCGACACTGCACTCAGGCCTTAGTTCAGTTAGCCAGGGCTTCTGATCCAGCAGGAGCACAAAGTTGGGTCCAAACACGACAAGCCCTTGTTCTGAAACTCCTGAAGAACCTATGCCTCAGCAACACCCTGACTGGACCCAAGGTAGCATCATCATATTAGTGTTCTGGCAATTTCAGGCTACCCTTTCCTCTTTCTGCCCATTTTGACAGCGATCATTTCATTTGACATATTCCCAGATACTGGAGCTATGCCAGTGCGTCCAGGAGAGCCAGGAACACAAACTGGCCAAAGAGGTTGTGGGTACAAGATTCACTCTGGAGCTGCGCAACATCCAGCTGTTACCGAAGGATATTGATGCTCTGGCATTTGTAGTTAACTCAGTAGGTGATAGAGGTATTGGTCTGGACTTTGGATCGTGCTCAATGGAGCCGGAGTGTTTAGATGTCCTGCCAAGGTGTCAGTTCATTCACCACCTCAGGTAGGTGGGCCCTAACGACTGACTTTCAGAATCAAAATCAAATAGAATTTCTTTATGACTGTGTCTGTTATTTGAAATGAACTCAGGATCCCTTTCTATGATATTCATCATTGGTGCAGATGTACGTgcgtcagtcagtcagtcctttAAAGTGCAAGGGCAAAATACCAAGATGAGTGTACAGCTAAAATACTCAGTGGATGTGAGGGAGGGGAACTATTCTATTTTTATGTTCAAAGGTTTAGTGCAATTAAAGAAGCATTTGAAGTGGATGGTGTTAGGCTGTCAAGAATCTGAAAACCTGCGTTTAGACTTTGCTGAGGGAACACTTGCACAGAGGCTCGGGAAAGATCTGCTTCTTTGCCCCCGACATTCCACAGCTGATTTGCCACCTGTCCTGCAAACTGTCAAACTATCCggtgctgctgtgacactgaGGTCGGCCGAGCCTCCACACGACAAATAGGCCGACAGCGAGACCAGAAAGACAGCAGCTGGGTCCTTTAAGTTATGTTTTATCAGACCAACTCCAAAGAGAATCAACACATAAAGCAATAAATGCAGGAGGCAGCTGAAGTGAAACTGGCCAGAGCACACACTACGCTGCCAAAATACATAAACAGATTCTAAGTGTAAAATACACAAGACGGTGGTCACATTAAACAGCAACATGCAAAGCTATGTGCTGGACGTGggaatctgtccacaggaagGCGATCGGTGAATAGGACACTATTAGCTCAGCAGCTGCCAGCTCTCAGGGTCTTTGTGCAAGTGGTCTCAGTGTCGGTGTCACGTGGGTCAGGGGCGAGACGTTACTGTCCTACTGAGTCCTGTGCAGGGCCCTGTCTTAACCAACAAGCACACAACACATGTATCTGGTGATATATCAGGTGATCTTCAACAGACAGTGTTGCTTACAAATCAACATATCATGCTTCCAGTCCCATGTGAAGACCTGTGTCATTCTGTGTCATGCGTGCTATTTTTAACTTCTTGTGCAACTTCAGTTTTCGCAGGCGCAAATATGGCGACAGGTTTGCAGAGAAGTTGTCGTCCATTCTGCCTGAATTCACAACCCTGAGGAAACTAGAGTAAGATCTGTTCCTGTTTTGTCGCAACCTTAGCTCAACTGTAAggattatttacacacacactaatatttAGCTTTTCAATATCGTAATAGTATTCCATGATATAggatatttctttaaattaattcattttaacatttacagtcTGTCGTTTAAGTAGTTTAAATTCAGGGTAAATTGTGGTGTTTTAGAAGAACAAGTTACAGTGGAAGCAGACAATTTGCAGagtattcattattattaattgctCATTTCCCatatatgataaatatttaGGGGGATTACAACCAAGTAGATGAATAAAGTAAAGGCAGCCCCCGAACTCCTCCCACTTACCACACTGTTTTATTCCCAGCATGTCGTATTACTATTAATTGCTTCTTATGTTATTATTGGGTGTCTTTTAACATGTTACCTTTGTAATTAATTATAGTcctgaaatatttttaaatcttgttCAACCATGTGAAGTAGTTTAGTTAAAAGTTctgtatgaataaaacatttttcatcagtttattagttttattatgAGTAGTAATTGACCGATATCTCGTCAAGGTTTTGTGGTTCCAGTCTGACTTCCACAGGAGCAGCTCGTTTGGCTTCTGCTCTGCAGAAGTGTCCAGACATCTCTGAAATCAAGTATATTTTCTATCTTTCATGTAAAACATTAATTTCACCACTAAAGTAAATaacagatttaaacacagacCATTGGTACAaagcttttgttgttttttggtaAAAGTTTCAGTGACAACAACCTGAAAGACGAAGGGATCAAACACGTGGCTGACATCTTTACCAAACTACCAAAACTGGTGTCTGTCACGTAAGTCCCTACTTCTGATGACCTACTTTTAACCACTATAATGCAGTATCTCAAAGATCGTTGTCTTTCAGGGCAGCTGTATTGTGTTGAGGTTAACGTGTGGATTTGTGCAACTTACAGGCTGAGTCGTAACAAAAGCTCCCTGAAAACTGTGGACTATCTCGTTGGGAAAATGTCTTCGTGTTTGAACATCCAGCAGGTTCACGCAgagtatgacacacacacacacacacacacacacacacacacacacacacacacacacacacacacacacacacacacacacacacacacacacacacacacagctacaggtATCTTTATAAGTTTGCATGATGTATCACTGAGGCTGTAACTTACATCCTTTACCTAtacaacgttttttttttgcccttttGCAGTGCGAAGAAAGAAGTGAAAGTAACTTTCTCACAAACCTCAGATATGGAGGGGTGAGTTTTTATGGTCTGATAAAACTAATAAATCTATAAAACAAATGCTGACCTCACTGAAATTCAGTCTTATGCATTTCCTTCATTCACTTACAGCCATAAAAAGACTGAAGCAACAGTCCGGTAAGATACAATAACACTCGTATCACATTTTGACTACTTTCCAaaactttggtgtggatccagttTCCTTGGAGAACTTTACTCCCTCTTTGAACTTTGATTATGTTTGTTGGCAAAGTGCATGTACCCTTGACACCTCAGTACTACTGCTGTATTACTactattttatttgatcaaattaaatgGTTTAGTTTCTGTGCAGATAGTTgatgacattattattattatcattattattatttatttttttgttttttccagcttGTTGAACCAGAAATGGAACAAGCCTGAGATGCAGAAAGTTGCCAATTCATTGGCTTGTTGTcctgctctgtctgtcctggAGTAAGTAACTGTAAATACATCTTTCCAGATTTATGAAACCCTCGCTATCAATGATCCAACAGAATGAGACAAAgtaatgcataaataaatacaataaaagtagACAGTTAgcaatttacagttttatttttgatcttCACAAATTAGTACAACACAGTTTCTTATCATATGTATTTTGAATTTTACGAAAATCAAATGCCATTtaaattctgtgtttgtgtcctagTTTGTCTGGAGGCCAGTGGAATGTGGAAATTCTAAAGATACTGGCTAAGTGTTTGCCAAAGTTTAATGTCGCCAACGAGATCATGTAAGATATGATATGATACTGACATAAAGCTGCATATAGCGTTTGTTATGGTGTTTCTTATGCAATATAACACTTTGCTAAATTTGATTATACATCCAAAATGATCCCAAATGCTTTCAATACACTTACGTTCTTTGTGGTTGAGGAAaggcaaatacacaaaacagtGCTCAGCAGTTTGTTGATGATGGTTTGTTGTTTCTCAGTCTCAACGGCAGCTGCTCTTCGGTGGTGGACTTGGTGGTTCTGACTGCTCTGCTGTCTCACTGGCCTGCTGTGGTCGAGCTTCACATCAGGTACAAACACTCACCTCAAAGCATGAAGGTTGTGGTTTCTAAAGTACACAGAGTTCCCACAAGAGAACAACTTCACGATGTCATTCTGTTGCAACACTCGTGACTTCTGTGCAGAAACAACCAGCACATTGTCTGTTTAAATTGCTGAAGgtggaaacacagaaacacaaattaaccctgatgtttcttcatttttaagACTTCAGTCTGATCCAGATCCTGTTCCGGTGTCTATAGTTTTCTCTGGAGGGAGCAAAAAGCCTGCAAACACTAAAACACTCTGGTATGTATgaagttattttcatttattctttgaAATGCTAGAACATTATTACAGtatttcctgtctttttgttGCCTCTGTCAGCCTCAGCTGCTGTGGTCTGCTTCCCACGGATCTGACCAGAGTGTGGAGGAGTTTGGGGAAGTCCTGTGATCTCACTGAGCTGGAGTAAGACACATAAAAAAAGACATAGAAGTTCTCACACGGACACATGTGTGTGCAAATCTTAGACCTCAGATAGTCGATACCTCTCATGTTCTGTGGCAACATTAAACATTCCTCCATCAACACAGAAGGAGCAGAACCACTAGAATTTACGTGGTAGACTTGTTGAAAACTGAAGACGTTGTGTACACATCTGTATTTGCTTTATTCTGCCTTGACGTTTATTTAGGGCTTGtatgaatttaaatatatatcatgATGTGTATATCAGATTGTTCTTGACAAacctgcattcacacacacttcacacttcaAAACTCCACAACACAGGAAGCTCATCATTTCCCCATTGATTTTAAACCAGCATCACTGTTGTCATTCAGTTTACACTTCACTCAACTacctctttttctttatctgtaAATTAGCTGTAATCAATGTGTCTCTACGGCCAATTTTATACATGTCTGTAAATTATAATGACAGAGTGTCTTTATATATTGAGTTTATACTTTCTGCATCACCAGGTTATTTTcgtgtttctcttgttttgttgtgtatttcgttcttatctctctcttCTGACATTAACTCCccattttgcatttttcagtttgtccagtAACTGTTTGGGAAACACAGGTCTGAGGAAGCTGCTGGATGTCCTGCCTCGTCTTAGCAACATCCAGGAAATCAAGTAAGGCTTGCGCACAAATATATAACAAGATTTCCAAACCAAAATGCTACAAACAATTATTGAAGATGAGTTGATCTAGTCTTCGTATGCTGGAGGAGGCTGGACTCTTATTTTCTCATCAAATAGATTCCAAGAAAATGTGCTATATTTAACCCGGGGGCATTATTCAGTATAAATCTCTCATGTTGACATAAAACTGTCCTTTCACCTGGCTCATCgtgttcgtgtgtgtttttcagtgcCAGTAACAACAGCGTCAGCATGGAGGGTGTGGTGATGTTGGCTGATGCTTTGTGCTCCAGGAACAACTTAACAGAAATCCACATCAGGTACTTATTGTTTTACACTTTAGGTATTTAAAGTTTCTattagagcagcagcagagtgagcaCCTGTCAACACCATTTAAACATATATGTCtgtttatgaataataataaatacagatgTGCATATATTTGTACAGAGGTCAATGGTGTTATGGTGCAGTGATGTTGTCCTGTTGGTTTTACAGCGATGGGGGGAGGGAGCAGTTGATCCTGAAGTTCTGCTCTGACCAAAGGTAGAAAAGCTTCATTCATGAAAACCCACACAATTCTGAATatagttgtatttgtgtgtttatagtCGGTTTCTGTGCTTGTCTTATTTTTCAGTGATGACGAACAGCAGCTCAAGATGTTCAGGTAAAGTCAGCTGATAAAGAGTTggtgtaaaaaacacaaatttagcTAAGGTCATTATTTATCTAGGTATTCGTGGATTAGTCCATCAACATTAAATTAATTGGCAATCATTTTTTAATATAGAAAACCACAAAATTTGCTGGTATAGGATCTCAGATGTAAGATTTGTTGAACTTCTTGGTctgtgaaattatttttttattaataataatgaattatttaataatttgtttgAGCTTTTGTAAAATTAGttgaacaaaaagaaaacgttTGAAGACACCTGTGGATTCCTGGATGCTGTTATGTGTGTTTCCCATTATGTCATATTTTATTGATCAATTCATTgatcatgaaaataatcagcagattaaatGATAATACAATTAATTGTTAATTGCAGCCCTATATTCTTCAGGAGTCAAAATACAGAAAAGTGATcctcttttattgtgaaggatAAGGAACAGCAGCCTCCGGCCCTCTGATGTAACCACACTGTGCAGGAGACTGATCCAGTGTGGCTCCTCCCTCAAGTTAGAGTGAGTGTAATACTTGTTTATTCACGTGTTATTATGTCTTTGTCGTTACCTGACATGTCGACGTTAACATCTCTGTCGTGTCAGTTTGTGTCACTGTTCGCTGAACGACGGGGCGATCAAGAATCTGCTCAAGGTTCTACCAAAGATGGCGTCGCTGCAGAGACTcaagtgagacacacacacaaagaagatgCTCTAACTAGGGTGGatggttttgtgtgtgagagtaaaTATCtattagtttgtccagtttattttgttatcagGATAAACCTAAAATCCCCAACAGATATTGAATAAAGATATTACATCCTCTCATCAGTTACGTGATCACCTTAATTGTTATCAACCCCATCCTCTCTTCATCCAGTGTCAGCTACAGCATCACCTCAGCAGCCGGGGCGGTGATCATGGTCCGTTGTTTGATGGACATTCCGCGCGTCACAGCTTTAGAGCTCAGGTGTGACCCTAATGTGAACATAACACATTTGAAAGTCAAAGTGTCCGTTCCCTGCAGTTGTGGGT comes from the Hippoglossus hippoglossus isolate fHipHip1 chromosome 6, fHipHip1.pri, whole genome shotgun sequence genome and includes:
- the nlrc5 gene encoding protein NLRC5 isoform X2, with protein sequence MDEDLDPGDENVNVVLAQESSELFHILSSQSPDVIKKLCQMMPGGATWSVGAQLEAPTRSSAAGIKDALDYFSTAKAADCRNFLQIMCILCENIPMRLESRLMSAAGYANNVCENSSPSVTNEESSSSHSELIKRPRIDYWEQYIAAVMILLLRRWERLSEALVKEVQLENVWVNLRTATRGRDRPDQTPGPTDRGSRTPEPDGDFGSLESRVTLETFLQGCAGKVTVLVGPAGSGKTLLTSCLGRQWALGLGPIPSSRLFVLLEFRLLNLLSSPLSLSELLFQHYLPPKGGDEEKRAVVDYLLSNPEQSCWVLDGYDEFYSKLTRHEVPGEWLDPESPLPVANLISALLYRQLLPGCTVLVTCRVRDVMDLNDVSDKLGQLMGWDCHQIKEYVDNFFGVKGDSTDRVLGLQAADLLLSSQHLLSLSYLPALCNICCICLKHLLLEGKESGTTTIHSREEEGGNETRRKGTGLEPRGRGGREDFATDGTDDRDQPPPTQVLIPATLTQVYLNVLCAFLSRDPDERGKTVKAKTTKSSKSPQRLSALGQYRSELCELSRLAWRGLEESKILFLKEDVPHNVLDFAIRTGLLSQVELRLDNGTPAYCFIHLTIQEFLAALRIMTSNDVSDKQLMKRFSLKTRWTTRSEQRTVFTDSLHLYVCGLASRHCTQALVQLARASDPAGAQSWVQTRQALVLKLLKNLCLSNTLTGPKILELCQCVQESQEHKLAKEVVGTRFTLELRNIQLLPKDIDALAFVVNSVGDRGIGLDFGSCSMEPECLDVLPRCQFIHHLSFRRRKYGDRFAEKLSSILPEFTTLRKLEFCGSSLTSTGAARLASALQKCPDISEINFSDNNLKDEGIKHVADIFTKLPKLVSVTLSRNKSSLKTVDYLVGKMSSCLNIQQVHADAKKEVKVTFSQTSDMEGHKKTEATVRLLNQKWNKPEMQKVANSLACCPALSVLDLSGGQWNVEILKILAKCLPKFNVANEIILNGSCSSVVDLVVLTALLSHWPAVVELHIRLQSDPDPVPVSIVFSGGSKKPANTKTLCLSCCGLLPTDLTRVWRSLGKSCDLTELDLSSNCLGNTGLRKLLDVLPRLSNIQEINASNNSVSMEGVVMLADALCSRNNLTEIHISDGGREQLILKFCSDQSDDEQQLKMFRIRNSSLRPSDVTTLCRRLIQCGSSLKLDLCHCSLNDGAIKNLLKVLPKMASLQRLNVSYSITSAAGAVIMVRCLMDIPRVTALELRPQSESFVHFDRVKAEQVSCRLTNFNLSSDNVEQLFKILQRVPQLSDLDLSSNQLRDEGVRCFVDSLPKLKINSFVNLSNNSLTQQGLLDVAGSLCTCGDVAAVEVSLGAEERCLIWFRQYGGCEKTLSVRDGGLEREHLHRLAEIVSQCPRLTKLEFKNNSLQPEGIEDFVRELNVGQRGCSISFDECWIRAEKAVSLVCRCLELKKHIQTIRVHQTTLHLFLMKSTGPTSVSLADCAVEGRQLSPLRSIIQRCPLLTELDFSHNSLDAEGVESLCSVLPSLPKLTSLSVVSKETCKTVVEKLSEALLHATTVQCLNLSGHVISDTAAQTMTRILPRLRSLNLSDCSWSAAAGLQLVKALGQCVSLEGLCLDPVRLDENSRACLAQVLKKIHSIRSLKLNKVAAVGEPSEQNSVFDLLAALEELTLMEEIELDGWRMSDRVEQLIRLLPLWTQLRKISLSKNLISDQSGDKLLEALSSCCHLEELYLSSNHLGDLTAARMALVLPSLTHITVLDISENCIGNEGSVNLSEAMKSMKNLTRIHLTSVGTSELCAVAAGLAHCPLIQDVGLGWNKCGDDVVLELARVLPSCQNLTRIDLESNRVSVVGVESLVKALQSCPALQLIRLWKNDVSSGEAQRLIVKDKRLNFSST